The following proteins are encoded in a genomic region of Microtus ochrogaster isolate Prairie Vole_2 chromosome 5, MicOch1.0, whole genome shotgun sequence:
- the Cacna2d2 gene encoding voltage-dependent calcium channel subunit alpha-2/delta-2 isoform X7, whose translation MQHWARRLEQEIDGVMRIFGGVQQLREIYKDNRNLFEVQENEPQKLVEKVAGDIESLLDRKVQALKRLADAAENFQKAHRWQDNIKEEDIIYYDAKADAELDDPEGEDVERGSKTSTLRLDFMEDPNFKNKVNYSYTAVQIPTDIYKGSTVILNELNWTEALENVFIENRRQDPTLLWQVFGSATGVTRYYPATPWRAPKKIDLYDVRRRPWYIQGASSPKDMVIIVDVSGSVSGLTLKLMKTSVCEMLDTLSDDDYVNVASFNEKAQPVSCFTHLVQANVRNKKVFKEAVQGMVAKGTTGYKAGFEYAFDQLQNSNITRANCNKMIMMFTDGGEDRVQDVFEKYNWPNRTVRVFTFSVGQHNYDVTPLQWMACTNKGYYFEIPSIGAIRINTQEYLDVLGRPMVLAGKEAKQVQWTNVYEDALGLGLVVTGTLPVFNLTQDGPGEKKNQLILGVMGIDVALNDIKRLTPNYTLGANGYVFAIDLNGYVLLHPNLKPQTTNFREPVTLDFLDAELEDENKEEIRRSMIDGNKGHKQIRTLVKSLDERYIDEVIRNYTWVPIRSTNYSLGLVLPPYSTFYLQANLSDQILQVKYFEFLLPSSFESEGHVFIAPREYCKDLNVSDNNTEFLKNFIELMEKVTPDSKQCNNFLLHNLILDTGITQQLVERVWRDQDLNTYSLLAVFAATDGGITRVFPNKAAEDWTENPEPFNASFYRRSLDNHGYVFKPPHQDSLLRPLELENDTVGVLVSTAVELSLGRRTLRPAVVGVKLDLEAWAEKFKVLASNRTHQDQPQKQCGPSSHCEMDCEVNNEDLLCVLIDDGGFLVLSNQNHQWDQVGRFFSEVDANLMLALYNNSFYTRKESYDYQAACAPQPPGNLGAAPRGVFVPTIADFLNLAWWTSAAAWSLFQQLLYGLIYHSWFQADPAEAEGSPETRESSCVMKQTQYYFGSVNASYNAIIDCGNCSRLFHAQRLTNTNLLFVVAEKPLCSQCEAGRLLQKETHSDGPEQCELVQRPRYRRGPHICFDYNATEDTSDCGRGASFPPSLGVLVSLQLLLLLGLPPRPQPQVHSFAASRRL comes from the exons TGGAGAGGGGATCCAAGACCAGCACACTAAGGCTGGACTTCATGGAAGACCCAAACTTCAAGAACAAAGTCAACTATTCATACACGGCTGTGCAGATCCCCACAGACATCTACAAAGGCT ctACCGTCATCCTCAATGAGCTTAACTGGACCGAGGCCCTGGAGAATGTCTTCATCGAGAACCGTAGGCAAGACCCTACCCTGCTGTGGCAGGTCTTCGGCAGTGCCACGGGAGTCACTCGCTATTACCCAG CCACACCATGGCGAGCCCCCAAGAAGATTGACCTGTATGACGTCCGAAGACGACCCTG GTATATACAGGGGGCCTCGTCCCCCAAGGACATGGTCATCATTGTGGATGT GAGTGGCAGCGTGAGCGGCCTGACTCTGAAGCTGATGAAGACATCCGTCTGTGAGATGCTGGACACACTCTCCGATGATGACTACGTGAACGTGGCCTCA TTCAACGAGAAGGCGCAGCCTGTGTCTTGCTTCACACACCTGGTGCAGGCCAATGTGCGTAACAAGAAGGTCTTCAAGGAAGCCGTGCAGGGCATGGTGGCCAAGGGCACCACAGGCTACAAGGCCGGCTTTGAGTATGCCTTTGACCAGCTACAAAAT TCCAACATCACTCGGGCTAACTGCAATAAGATGATCATGATGTTCACGGATGGGGGCGAAGATCGTGTGCAAGATGTCTTCGAGAAATATAATTGGCCCAACCGGACG GTGCGGGTGTTCACATTCTCCGTAGGGCAGCATAACTATGATGTCACACCTCTGCAGTGGATGGCCTGCACTAACAAAG GTTACTATTTTGAGATCCCTTCCATCGGAGCCATCCGCATCAACACACAG GAATACCTGGATGTGTTGGGCAGGCCCATGGTACTGGCAGGCAAGGAAGCCAAGCAGGTGCAATGGACAAACGTGTATGAAGATGCACTG GGACTGGGGTTGGTGGTAACTGGGACTCTCCCTGTTTTCAACCTGACACAGGATGGCCCTGGGGAAAAGAAG AACCAGCTAATCCTGGGTGTGATGGGCATCGATGTGGCCCTGAATGACATCAAGAGGCTGACTCCCAACTACACC CTTGGCGCTAATGGCTATGTGTTTGCTATTGACCTGAACGGCTACGTGTTGCTACATCCCAACCTCAAGCCCCAG ACTACCAACTTCCGGGAGCCTGTGACCCTGGACTTCCTGGATGCAGAGCTGGAAGATGAGAACAAGGAGGAG ATCCGTCGCAGCATGATTGATGGCAACAAGGGCCACAAGCAGATCAGGACATTGGTCAAGTCCCTGGATGAG AGGTACATAGATGAGGTGATTCGGAACTACACCTGGGTGCCTATAAGGAGCACCAACTACAG cctggGGCTGGTGCTCCCACCCTACAGCACCTTCTACCTCCAAGCCAACCTCAGCGACCAGATCCTGCAGGTCAAGT ATTTTGAGTTCCTGCTCCCCAGCAGCTTTGAGTCTGAAGGACATGTTTTCATTGCTCCCAG AGAGTATTGCAAGGACCTGAATGTCTCAGACAACAACACTGAATTCCTGAAAAACTTCATTGAGCTCATGGAGAAAGTGACTCCAGACTCGAAGCAGT GCAATAACTTCCTTCTGCATAACTTGATTTTGGACACGGGCATTACACAGCAGTTAGTAGAACGTGTGTGGCGGGACCAAGATCTCAACAC GTACAGCCTGCTAGCCGTATTTGCTGCCACAGATGGCGGCATCACACGTGTCTTCCCCAACAA GGCAGCCGAAGACTGGACAGAGAACCCTGAACCCTTCAATGCCAGCTTCTACCGCCGCAGCCTGGATAACCACGGTTATGTCTTCAAGCCCCCACACCAGGACT CCCTGTTAAGGCCACTGGAGCTGGAAAATGACACGGTGGGTGTCCTCGTCAGCACAGCTGTGGAGCTGAGTCTGGGTCGTCGCACACTGAGGCCAGCAG TGGTGGGTGTCAAACTGGACCTAGAGGCTTGGGCCGAAAAGTTCAAGGTGCTTGCCAGCAACCGCACCCATCAAGACCAACCTCAGAAG CAGTGCGGCCCCAGCAGCCACTGTGAGATGGACTGCGAGGTTAACAATGAG gaccttctctgtgtcctcatcGATGACGGAGGATTCCTGGTACTGTCAAACCAGAACCATCAGTGGGACCAG GTTGGCAGATTCTTCAGTGAGGTGGATGCCAACCTGATGCTGGCCCTCTATAATAACTCATTCTACACCCGAAAGGAATCCTATGACTACCAGGCAGCCTGTGCCCCACAGCCTCCTGGAAACCTGGGTGCTGCACCCCGGGGTGTCTTTGTG CCAACCATTGCAGACTTCCTTAACTTGGCCTGGTGGACCTCTGCTGCCGCCTG GTCCTTATTCCAGCAGCTACTCTACGGCCTCATCTACCACAGCTGGTTCCAGGCAG ACCCGGCAGAAGCCGAGGGCAGCCCCGAGACGCGCGAGAGCAGCTGCGTCATGAAGCAGACCCAGTACTACTTCGGCTCGGTGAACGCGTCCTACAACGCCATCATCGACTGCGGAAACTGCAGCAG GCTGTTCCACGCGCAGAGACTGACCAACACCAACCTTCTGTTTGTGGTGGCTGAAAAGCCGCTGTGCAGCCAGTGCGAGGCGGGACGGCTGCTGCAGAAGGAGACACACT CGGACGGCCCGGAGCAATGTGAACTGGTGCAGAGACCGCGGTACCGAAGAGGCCCTCACATCTGTTTTGACTACAACGCCACG GAAGATACCTCAGACTGTGGCCGCGGAGCCTCCTTCCCGCCGTCGTTGGGCGTCCTGGTttccctgcagctgctgctcctcctgGGCCTGCCGCCTCGGCCACAGCCTCAAGTTCACTCCTTTGCTGCCTCTCGCCGCCTCTGA
- the Cacna2d2 gene encoding voltage-dependent calcium channel subunit alpha-2/delta-2 isoform X2 — MQHWARRLEQEIDGVMRIFGGVQQLREIYKDNRNLFEVQENEPQKLVEKVAGDIESLLDRKVQALKRLADAAENFQKAHRWQDNIKEEDIIYYDAKADAELDDPEGEDVERGSKTSTLRLDFMEDPNFKNKVNYSYTAVQIPTDIYKGSTVILNELNWTEALENVFIENRRQDPTLLWQVFGSATGVTRYYPATPWRAPKKIDLYDVRRRPWYIQGASSPKDMVIIVDVSGSVSGLTLKLMKTSVCEMLDTLSDDDYVNVASFNEKAQPVSCFTHLVQANVRNKKVFKEAVQGMVAKGTTGYKAGFEYAFDQLQNSNITRANCNKMIMMFTDGGEDRVQDVFEKYNWPNRTVRVFTFSVGQHNYDVTPLQWMACTNKGYYFEIPSIGAIRINTQEYLDVLGRPMVLAGKEAKQVQWTNVYEDALGLGLVVTGTLPVFNLTQDGPGEKKNQLILGVMGIDVALNDIKRLTPNYTLGANGYVFAIDLNGYVLLHPNLKPQTTNFREPVTLDFLDAELEDENKEEIRRSMIDGNKGHKQIRTLVKSLDERYIDEVIRNYTWVPIRSTNYSLGLVLPPYSTFYLQANLSDQILQVKLPISKLKDFEFLLPSSFESEGHVFIAPREYCKDLNVSDNNTEFLKNFIELMEKVTPDSKQCNNFLLHNLILDTGITQQLVERVWRDQDLNTYSLLAVFAATDGGITRVFPNKAAEDWTENPEPFNASFYRRSLDNHGYVFKPPHQDSLLRPLELENDTVGVLVSTAVELSLGRRTLRPAVVGVKLDLEAWAEKFKVLASNRTHQDQPQKQCGPSSHCEMDCEVNNEDLLCVLIDDGGFLVLSNQNHQWDQVGRFFSEVDANLMLALYNNSFYTRKESYDYQAACAPQPPGNLGAAPRGVFVPTIADFLNLAWWTSAAAWSLFQQLLYGLIYHSWFQADPAEAEGSPETRESSCVMKQTQYYFGSVNASYNAIIDCGNCSRLFHAQRLTNTNLLFVVAEKPLCSQCEAGRLLQKETHCPADGPEQCELVQRPRYRRGPHICFDYNATEDTSDCGRGASFPPSLGVLVSLQLLLLLGLPPRPQPQVHSFAASRRL; from the exons TGGAGAGGGGATCCAAGACCAGCACACTAAGGCTGGACTTCATGGAAGACCCAAACTTCAAGAACAAAGTCAACTATTCATACACGGCTGTGCAGATCCCCACAGACATCTACAAAGGCT ctACCGTCATCCTCAATGAGCTTAACTGGACCGAGGCCCTGGAGAATGTCTTCATCGAGAACCGTAGGCAAGACCCTACCCTGCTGTGGCAGGTCTTCGGCAGTGCCACGGGAGTCACTCGCTATTACCCAG CCACACCATGGCGAGCCCCCAAGAAGATTGACCTGTATGACGTCCGAAGACGACCCTG GTATATACAGGGGGCCTCGTCCCCCAAGGACATGGTCATCATTGTGGATGT GAGTGGCAGCGTGAGCGGCCTGACTCTGAAGCTGATGAAGACATCCGTCTGTGAGATGCTGGACACACTCTCCGATGATGACTACGTGAACGTGGCCTCA TTCAACGAGAAGGCGCAGCCTGTGTCTTGCTTCACACACCTGGTGCAGGCCAATGTGCGTAACAAGAAGGTCTTCAAGGAAGCCGTGCAGGGCATGGTGGCCAAGGGCACCACAGGCTACAAGGCCGGCTTTGAGTATGCCTTTGACCAGCTACAAAAT TCCAACATCACTCGGGCTAACTGCAATAAGATGATCATGATGTTCACGGATGGGGGCGAAGATCGTGTGCAAGATGTCTTCGAGAAATATAATTGGCCCAACCGGACG GTGCGGGTGTTCACATTCTCCGTAGGGCAGCATAACTATGATGTCACACCTCTGCAGTGGATGGCCTGCACTAACAAAG GTTACTATTTTGAGATCCCTTCCATCGGAGCCATCCGCATCAACACACAG GAATACCTGGATGTGTTGGGCAGGCCCATGGTACTGGCAGGCAAGGAAGCCAAGCAGGTGCAATGGACAAACGTGTATGAAGATGCACTG GGACTGGGGTTGGTGGTAACTGGGACTCTCCCTGTTTTCAACCTGACACAGGATGGCCCTGGGGAAAAGAAG AACCAGCTAATCCTGGGTGTGATGGGCATCGATGTGGCCCTGAATGACATCAAGAGGCTGACTCCCAACTACACC CTTGGCGCTAATGGCTATGTGTTTGCTATTGACCTGAACGGCTACGTGTTGCTACATCCCAACCTCAAGCCCCAG ACTACCAACTTCCGGGAGCCTGTGACCCTGGACTTCCTGGATGCAGAGCTGGAAGATGAGAACAAGGAGGAG ATCCGTCGCAGCATGATTGATGGCAACAAGGGCCACAAGCAGATCAGGACATTGGTCAAGTCCCTGGATGAG AGGTACATAGATGAGGTGATTCGGAACTACACCTGGGTGCCTATAAGGAGCACCAACTACAG cctggGGCTGGTGCTCCCACCCTACAGCACCTTCTACCTCCAAGCCAACCTCAGCGACCAGATCCTGCAGGTCAAGT TGCCAATCAGCAAACTGAAGG ATTTTGAGTTCCTGCTCCCCAGCAGCTTTGAGTCTGAAGGACATGTTTTCATTGCTCCCAG AGAGTATTGCAAGGACCTGAATGTCTCAGACAACAACACTGAATTCCTGAAAAACTTCATTGAGCTCATGGAGAAAGTGACTCCAGACTCGAAGCAGT GCAATAACTTCCTTCTGCATAACTTGATTTTGGACACGGGCATTACACAGCAGTTAGTAGAACGTGTGTGGCGGGACCAAGATCTCAACAC GTACAGCCTGCTAGCCGTATTTGCTGCCACAGATGGCGGCATCACACGTGTCTTCCCCAACAA GGCAGCCGAAGACTGGACAGAGAACCCTGAACCCTTCAATGCCAGCTTCTACCGCCGCAGCCTGGATAACCACGGTTATGTCTTCAAGCCCCCACACCAGGACT CCCTGTTAAGGCCACTGGAGCTGGAAAATGACACGGTGGGTGTCCTCGTCAGCACAGCTGTGGAGCTGAGTCTGGGTCGTCGCACACTGAGGCCAGCAG TGGTGGGTGTCAAACTGGACCTAGAGGCTTGGGCCGAAAAGTTCAAGGTGCTTGCCAGCAACCGCACCCATCAAGACCAACCTCAGAAG CAGTGCGGCCCCAGCAGCCACTGTGAGATGGACTGCGAGGTTAACAATGAG gaccttctctgtgtcctcatcGATGACGGAGGATTCCTGGTACTGTCAAACCAGAACCATCAGTGGGACCAG GTTGGCAGATTCTTCAGTGAGGTGGATGCCAACCTGATGCTGGCCCTCTATAATAACTCATTCTACACCCGAAAGGAATCCTATGACTACCAGGCAGCCTGTGCCCCACAGCCTCCTGGAAACCTGGGTGCTGCACCCCGGGGTGTCTTTGTG CCAACCATTGCAGACTTCCTTAACTTGGCCTGGTGGACCTCTGCTGCCGCCTG GTCCTTATTCCAGCAGCTACTCTACGGCCTCATCTACCACAGCTGGTTCCAGGCAG ACCCGGCAGAAGCCGAGGGCAGCCCCGAGACGCGCGAGAGCAGCTGCGTCATGAAGCAGACCCAGTACTACTTCGGCTCGGTGAACGCGTCCTACAACGCCATCATCGACTGCGGAAACTGCAGCAG GCTGTTCCACGCGCAGAGACTGACCAACACCAACCTTCTGTTTGTGGTGGCTGAAAAGCCGCTGTGCAGCCAGTGCGAGGCGGGACGGCTGCTGCAGAAGGAGACACACT GCCCAGCGGACGGCCCGGAGCAATGTGAACTGGTGCAGAGACCGCGGTACCGAAGAGGCCCTCACATCTGTTTTGACTACAACGCCACG GAAGATACCTCAGACTGTGGCCGCGGAGCCTCCTTCCCGCCGTCGTTGGGCGTCCTGGTttccctgcagctgctgctcctcctgGGCCTGCCGCCTCGGCCACAGCCTCAAGTTCACTCCTTTGCTGCCTCTCGCCGCCTCTGA
- the Cacna2d2 gene encoding voltage-dependent calcium channel subunit alpha-2/delta-2 isoform X3 translates to MQHWARRLEQEIDGVMRIFGGVQQLREIYKDNRNLFEVQENEPQKLVEKVAGDIESLLDRKVQALKRLADAAENFQKAHRWQDNIKEEDIIYYDAKADAELDDPEGEDVERGSKTSTLRLDFMEDPNFKNKVNYSYTAVQIPTDIYKGSTVILNELNWTEALENVFIENRRQDPTLLWQVFGSATGVTRYYPATPWRAPKKIDLYDVRRRPWYIQGASSPKDMVIIVDVSGSVSGLTLKLMKTSVCEMLDTLSDDDYVNVASFNEKAQPVSCFTHLVQANVRNKKVFKEAVQGMVAKGTTGYKAGFEYAFDQLQNSNITRANCNKMIMMFTDGGEDRVQDVFEKYNWPNRTVRVFTFSVGQHNYDVTPLQWMACTNKGYYFEIPSIGAIRINTQEYLDVLGRPMVLAGKEAKQVQWTNVYEDALGLGLVVTGTLPVFNLTQDGPGEKKNQLILGVMGIDVALNDIKRLTPNYTLGANGYVFAIDLNGYVLLHPNLKPQTTNFREPVTLDFLDAELEDENKEEIRRSMIDGNKGHKQIRTLVKSLDERYIDEVIRNYTWVPIRSTNYSLGLVLPPYSTFYLQANLSDQILQVKLPISKLKDFEFLLPSSFESEGHVFIAPREYCKDLNVSDNNTEFLKNFIELMEKVTPDSKQCNNFLLHNLILDTGITQQLVERVWRDQDLNTYSLLAVFAATDGGITRVFPNKAAEDWTENPEPFNASFYRRSLDNHGYVFKPPHQDSLLRPLELENDTVGVLVSTAVELSLGRRTLRPAVVGVKLDLEAWAEKFKVLASNRTHQDQPQKCGPSSHCEMDCEVNNEDLLCVLIDDGGFLVLSNQNHQWDQVGRFFSEVDANLMLALYNNSFYTRKESYDYQAACAPQPPGNLGAAPRGVFVPTIADFLNLAWWTSAAAWSLFQQLLYGLIYHSWFQADPAEAEGSPETRESSCVMKQTQYYFGSVNASYNAIIDCGNCSRLFHAQRLTNTNLLFVVAEKPLCSQCEAGRLLQKETHCPADGPEQCELVQRPRYRRGPHICFDYNATEDTSDCGRGASFPPSLGVLVSLQLLLLLGLPPRPQPQVHSFAASRRL, encoded by the exons TGGAGAGGGGATCCAAGACCAGCACACTAAGGCTGGACTTCATGGAAGACCCAAACTTCAAGAACAAAGTCAACTATTCATACACGGCTGTGCAGATCCCCACAGACATCTACAAAGGCT ctACCGTCATCCTCAATGAGCTTAACTGGACCGAGGCCCTGGAGAATGTCTTCATCGAGAACCGTAGGCAAGACCCTACCCTGCTGTGGCAGGTCTTCGGCAGTGCCACGGGAGTCACTCGCTATTACCCAG CCACACCATGGCGAGCCCCCAAGAAGATTGACCTGTATGACGTCCGAAGACGACCCTG GTATATACAGGGGGCCTCGTCCCCCAAGGACATGGTCATCATTGTGGATGT GAGTGGCAGCGTGAGCGGCCTGACTCTGAAGCTGATGAAGACATCCGTCTGTGAGATGCTGGACACACTCTCCGATGATGACTACGTGAACGTGGCCTCA TTCAACGAGAAGGCGCAGCCTGTGTCTTGCTTCACACACCTGGTGCAGGCCAATGTGCGTAACAAGAAGGTCTTCAAGGAAGCCGTGCAGGGCATGGTGGCCAAGGGCACCACAGGCTACAAGGCCGGCTTTGAGTATGCCTTTGACCAGCTACAAAAT TCCAACATCACTCGGGCTAACTGCAATAAGATGATCATGATGTTCACGGATGGGGGCGAAGATCGTGTGCAAGATGTCTTCGAGAAATATAATTGGCCCAACCGGACG GTGCGGGTGTTCACATTCTCCGTAGGGCAGCATAACTATGATGTCACACCTCTGCAGTGGATGGCCTGCACTAACAAAG GTTACTATTTTGAGATCCCTTCCATCGGAGCCATCCGCATCAACACACAG GAATACCTGGATGTGTTGGGCAGGCCCATGGTACTGGCAGGCAAGGAAGCCAAGCAGGTGCAATGGACAAACGTGTATGAAGATGCACTG GGACTGGGGTTGGTGGTAACTGGGACTCTCCCTGTTTTCAACCTGACACAGGATGGCCCTGGGGAAAAGAAG AACCAGCTAATCCTGGGTGTGATGGGCATCGATGTGGCCCTGAATGACATCAAGAGGCTGACTCCCAACTACACC CTTGGCGCTAATGGCTATGTGTTTGCTATTGACCTGAACGGCTACGTGTTGCTACATCCCAACCTCAAGCCCCAG ACTACCAACTTCCGGGAGCCTGTGACCCTGGACTTCCTGGATGCAGAGCTGGAAGATGAGAACAAGGAGGAG ATCCGTCGCAGCATGATTGATGGCAACAAGGGCCACAAGCAGATCAGGACATTGGTCAAGTCCCTGGATGAG AGGTACATAGATGAGGTGATTCGGAACTACACCTGGGTGCCTATAAGGAGCACCAACTACAG cctggGGCTGGTGCTCCCACCCTACAGCACCTTCTACCTCCAAGCCAACCTCAGCGACCAGATCCTGCAGGTCAAGT TGCCAATCAGCAAACTGAAGG ATTTTGAGTTCCTGCTCCCCAGCAGCTTTGAGTCTGAAGGACATGTTTTCATTGCTCCCAG AGAGTATTGCAAGGACCTGAATGTCTCAGACAACAACACTGAATTCCTGAAAAACTTCATTGAGCTCATGGAGAAAGTGACTCCAGACTCGAAGCAGT GCAATAACTTCCTTCTGCATAACTTGATTTTGGACACGGGCATTACACAGCAGTTAGTAGAACGTGTGTGGCGGGACCAAGATCTCAACAC GTACAGCCTGCTAGCCGTATTTGCTGCCACAGATGGCGGCATCACACGTGTCTTCCCCAACAA GGCAGCCGAAGACTGGACAGAGAACCCTGAACCCTTCAATGCCAGCTTCTACCGCCGCAGCCTGGATAACCACGGTTATGTCTTCAAGCCCCCACACCAGGACT CCCTGTTAAGGCCACTGGAGCTGGAAAATGACACGGTGGGTGTCCTCGTCAGCACAGCTGTGGAGCTGAGTCTGGGTCGTCGCACACTGAGGCCAGCAG TGGTGGGTGTCAAACTGGACCTAGAGGCTTGGGCCGAAAAGTTCAAGGTGCTTGCCAGCAACCGCACCCATCAAGACCAACCTCAGAAG TGCGGCCCCAGCAGCCACTGTGAGATGGACTGCGAGGTTAACAATGAG gaccttctctgtgtcctcatcGATGACGGAGGATTCCTGGTACTGTCAAACCAGAACCATCAGTGGGACCAG GTTGGCAGATTCTTCAGTGAGGTGGATGCCAACCTGATGCTGGCCCTCTATAATAACTCATTCTACACCCGAAAGGAATCCTATGACTACCAGGCAGCCTGTGCCCCACAGCCTCCTGGAAACCTGGGTGCTGCACCCCGGGGTGTCTTTGTG CCAACCATTGCAGACTTCCTTAACTTGGCCTGGTGGACCTCTGCTGCCGCCTG GTCCTTATTCCAGCAGCTACTCTACGGCCTCATCTACCACAGCTGGTTCCAGGCAG ACCCGGCAGAAGCCGAGGGCAGCCCCGAGACGCGCGAGAGCAGCTGCGTCATGAAGCAGACCCAGTACTACTTCGGCTCGGTGAACGCGTCCTACAACGCCATCATCGACTGCGGAAACTGCAGCAG GCTGTTCCACGCGCAGAGACTGACCAACACCAACCTTCTGTTTGTGGTGGCTGAAAAGCCGCTGTGCAGCCAGTGCGAGGCGGGACGGCTGCTGCAGAAGGAGACACACT GCCCAGCGGACGGCCCGGAGCAATGTGAACTGGTGCAGAGACCGCGGTACCGAAGAGGCCCTCACATCTGTTTTGACTACAACGCCACG GAAGATACCTCAGACTGTGGCCGCGGAGCCTCCTTCCCGCCGTCGTTGGGCGTCCTGGTttccctgcagctgctgctcctcctgGGCCTGCCGCCTCGGCCACAGCCTCAAGTTCACTCCTTTGCTGCCTCTCGCCGCCTCTGA